CGGCAAGCCTCGCAATGACAAGGAAGAGGATGGATTCTGGACAAGCCAGAATGACGCGATGTGGAAATGGACATAGTGAAACATTTCATATGAAATACTTCAGGTGAAACATTTCAAGTGAAACATTTCATATTGACTGCTTCATCCCCTTTTGATTTAAGCTATGACAGGGCGACATATGAATAAAAAAATCTCAAAAGAAAAAAGGCTGAGTGCAAGGCTGATGCTTTTAGAGGGAAGGTCCTATAGAGAAATTGCCTCTGAACTTCAGGTAAGCGTTGGAAGCATCCATAACATCGTAAAAGAAACGCCTGAAAATTTAAGCCCTCTTATAAGTGAGATTAAAAAAAGAACTGCCATAAAATACTGGCTCCTTTCAGACCACATCCTAAGCAGAATAAGTGAGCTGAACCTGACATATGCCACACTTAAAGACAAGGTCATTGCCTCTGCAATACTCATGGACAAGGCAAGGCTTATAGAGGGTGAGAAAGTAAAGGATGACAACAGAGTTGATTTGAACAATTTGAACATGATTGAACGCTCTAACGATAAAAATGAAGATAATTCAAGCACTTAGGGAATTCAACTTGAACCTATAAAAAAAGGAGATGGCAACGATTTCAGAAGATTTTACACTACCCATGAAAATAATTCTCCTCGCAGACACCACATTGTCTTTTTAATGTAAAATATAGCCTATGAAGGAACCCGTTAGCTTTTCCGCCTTTTATTTCAAAGACTTCAGGCTTTTCTGGGTAGGACAGATAGTATCGTATTCAGGCACATGGATGCACTCAACTGCACAGGGCTGGCTTGTTTATTCCCTTACGAAGTCCCCTTTTTATCTTGGCATTGTGTCTGCGGCTGGCTCTCTGCCTGTGCTTTTTTTTACCCTCGTAGGAGGGGTTGTCGCAGACAGGGTTGCAAAAAGGAATCTTCTTCTTCTGACCAGTGCCCTTTCAATGATTCCAGCAGTCCTGATAGGTGCACTGACGAGCATAGAAATCATTAGTGTTTGGCATGTCATGGCACTGGCAGTGTTTTTAGGCACGGTTAATGCTTTTGATTTGCCTGCAAGACAGTCCTTTTTGGTCGAGATGGTGGAAAGGGGCAATCTCTTGAATGCAATAGCACTTAATTCAGCCGCATTTAATGGTGCAAGAATCATAGGTCCTATAATAGCAGGCATGACCATTGCTTATATAGGGCTTCCTGCATGCTTTTACCTAAATGCCCTGAGCTTTGTTGCAGTCATCATTGCCCTTTCGATGATAAAGGCAAAGGGAGAAAAGAGGGAAACAAGAGGGCTTATGAAAGAACTGTGTGAGGGAATGAGGTTTGTAAAGGGAGAGCCTCAGGTTCGGAAGGTCATGCTTAGTGTAGCAGTCTTCAGCCTGTTTGCAATACCGTTTATAACGCTTCTTCCTGTGTTTGCAGAAGAGATATTGGATGTTGGCGTAAAGGGGCTTGGTTTTCTTTCGGGCTCAGCAGGTGGAGGTGCCTTTACAGCAGCCATGATGCTTGCATTTATAGGAGATATAAAAGAAAAGCAGAAACTGCAAAGGCTGACTACTATGCTTTTGCCAATCTCTTTGATTATATTTTCTCTTTCAAAAAACTACTATCTTTCGATGGCATCTCTGGTTGTTACGGGCTGGGCGGTTGTAACATTCTTAGCCATATCGAACAGCTATATCCAGCTTAAAACCCCTGATGGCTTGAGGGGAAGGGTTATGAGCCTTTATACATTAGTGTTTTTAGGTATGGCTCCAATAGGAAACAGCTTAATTGGCATTGTGGCAGATATGTTTGGCTCTGCTATGGCAGTTACGGTTGGCTCAAGCATTTGTCTTTTAGCATCTGCAATTATAATGGGGAAAAGGACATGAAGGTGCTTGCCATAGAGACCTCGACAATGACAGGTGGAGCCGCTGTAATGGACGATGCTCAGGGCATTATCATGGAAGTGAGATTTACTGTCAGCGAAGGACACTCAGAGAGGCTGATGGTTGAAATCGACCACTGCCTCAAAGAGGTAGGCATTACCGTTTCTGATATGGATGCCCTTTCAGTGTCCATTGGTCCGGGCTCTTTTACAGGGCTAAGAATAGGTCTGAGCACTGTAAAAGGCTTTTCGTATGCAACAGGCATTCCAGTAGTGGCAGTGCCGACATTGGAGGCATTTTCGTGGAATTTTCCCATGAGCCCATACCCCGTGTGTCCGCTCCTCGATGCAAGGAAAAAAGAGGTCTATGCAGGTGTGTTTCTCTGGAACAAAGACGGATTCTGTAGAGCCCTTTCCGAGACATCCATAAAGATAAGGGAATTGACAGACCTTCTTAAAGAGCATGAAAGGGTTATGTTTGCAGGCCAAGGAGCCTTGCTTTATAAAAAGGAAATCTTAGAGGCACTCGGTGATAGGGCAATATTTCCCCCTCCTCATCTAAATGTCCCACTTGCTTCTGCCACAGCATACCTGGGGATGAAAAAGGCACTCTGTGGACAATTCGATAACCCCTTGACCCTGAGTCCCTTTTACCTAAGAAAGGCAGAGGCAGAGCTAAAGTTAATGTCCTGAATGAGAGAAGTCATCATCCAAAAGATGCAGAGACACCATATCTTAGAGATACTGGAGATAGAGAGATTGTCCTTCAGCACACCATGGTCAGAGGCATCTTTTTATAACGAGACATATAACCCGAATTCGCTCTCGTATACAGCAGAATTGGAGTCAAATGTAGTAGGGTATATATGCGTAAGACATATTGCGGATGAAGCCCATATACTTAATCTTGCGGTCAGGCCTGACATGAGAAGGCAGGGTATAGCAAGGGCACTTGTCCTTAAAGCCCTCGAAGAGTTGAGTGAGACTCAATGTAAGACAGTATACCTTGAGGTCAGGGCCTCTAATTATCAAGCAAGGGCGCTTTATGAGTCATTTGGCTTTAAGGTTGTGGGGATAAGAAAATCCTATTATGAATTCCCAAAAGAGGATGCAGTTGTGATGGCTTTTAGCCTTTCCTCAAGGACATCTCAGTCATATCCTTGAGGATTCTTACAAAGCCCTCTTTGAGTTTCTTACTCCTTAGCTTTCTAAATTGGGTGAGGAGATTCGTTTCATCCTCGGTAAGATAAGGAGCATCGGGCTCAGCCACTCCGCTATCGTCGGGAATGAATGTGCTTACAGGAACATTCAGGGCATCTGCTACCTGCCTTAGTCTTTTTATGGTAAGCTCCGATACGCCCTTTTCGTACTTCTGAACCTGCTGATAGGTAATGTTCATCTGTTCGGCAAGCTCCATCTGGGTCATGCCTGCTACCTTTCTTAGTCTTCTTATAAGATTTCCTATATCTTTTTTGGTAATCATTTTCTAAATTTTTTTATTTATTTATTATCTAAAATAACACCTTGCTTTTAAAAAAGCAACCATTAATTTCACAGCAGATGAATTATTAACGATTCAAGAAACATAAATCTACAATCCAAAGGTTGTGTTTTTAAAATACTTATACTTTAGGGTGTAGTCAGATACTACAATTTAAAATAGAAATATGTTGACATATACAATTTTAAGTAGTATAAGTAAGCATGAAGCAAAGTATTCTCATAATAGAGGGCAATGAGATTAAAAAGAAAATCCTTAAGGATTTTTTCTGGTTTTACGGCTACGATGCCCTGTGTGTGGACAGTATAGATGAGGCAATCAGCTCATTGCAAACGAGGGGGTTTAGCCTCCTTATAGTTGACTATCATCTGTCGGGCATGAACTGGTCAGCCTTCATAGAGACGATAAGGAGCACATATCCAAATATGCCAATAATAGGCATGTGTAGAAAGGAAGCGGAATTCCGCGATTTAGGCATAAGAAAGGTTATAAGTAGCCCTTTTGACCTTAAGGGGCTTATGGATGAAGTAGGCTTCCTCCTTAATACTCCAAGACCCCATCCATAGGGGTTTTACATCTAAAGCAGGCTCCCTCTTTAATCCTGTTTTCGATTATGCTAAAGCCAAATCTTTTGATGAGAAGCTCTTTACACTTCGGGCAGTATGTGTTTTCACCTCCTTCTCCAGGGACATTTCCCTCATAAACATATTTTAGTCCTGCCTCAAAACCCAATTGCCTTGCCCATCTTAATGTCTTAACAGGTGTGCGAGGCTTATCGGTTAATTTATATGTAGGATAAAACTGTGTCACATGCCATGGGATTGATGGGTCAACCGAGCTTATGAACTCGGCAATGTCCCTGAGCACTTTTTCTGAGTCGTTGTGGTCAGGGATTATGAGGGTTGTCACCTCAACCCACACTCCAAGCTCCTTCATGAGCTTGATGGTCTCTTTGACAGGCTCAACCTTAGCATGACATATCGATTTATAGAACTCATTGTCTCCTTTAAGGTCTATGTTATTTGCATCGAGATACTCTGCCGCAACCCTTGCAGACTCAGGTGTCATAAAGCCATTGCTTACAAAGACATTCTTGATTCCCTTTTCCCGTGCAAGCCTCATACAGTCATAGGCAAACTCGAAAAATATAGTTGGCTCCGTATAAGTATAAGAGATACTCTCACATTTGTATCTTTGGGCAAGCTCTACTACCTCCTCAGGCGTCATATCCTTTCCGGGTATTGGAACATCGGGGTTTTCCCTTGGATACTGTGAAATCTCATAGTTCTGGCAATGCTCGCACCTGAAGTTACAGCCAACCGTTGCAATAGAAAAAGAGCTTGACCCTGGAAGGAAATGAAAAAGGGGCTTTTTCTCTATGGGGTCTATGTTCATCGAGATGACCTTTCCATAGACAAGGCTATAAAGGGTTCCGTCTATATTTTCCCTTACATGGCATATGCCTCTTTTCCCAGGCTTTATTGTGCATCCATGTCCGCATAGAAAGCACCGAACCTTTCCATCTTCGAGCCTCTCATAAAACATTGCCTCTTTCATAGAAAGATTATAGCTTAGAACATTCCTCTTTTCATCTATTTTTTCTCCCTTCCACCCGCCCAATTTAAAGGTATGGTGGCTTTGCCCCCTATAAAAAAATAATTCCCTCTCTCAAACCTGTCTCTTTATGCTCTCTGCAACCGAGCTTCCGATAGAAGGGACAGATGTTAGCGCATCGACCGATGCCTCTTTGATGTCTTTGATGCCCTTAAATCCTGCACCGAAGAGGCTTCTTGCCCTAACCCTTCCAATGCCTTTGAGGCTGACAAGCTCAAGAAGTTCTTCCTTGACACCATATGAAAGTCTGACCCTGAGCCTGTTTATATCCTTTACCTCTTCCTTAATGCCAAAGACCTTGCCTATCTCGCTTGAGGAATAAATGAGCCAATTGCTTAGCTCTACGAGGCTTCTCAGGTCTCCAGGGCCAATTCCAAAGTGGCTTGTTATTTTATCCTCAGGCATCTCAAGTATCCACTGCATGAGCAAGGATGCAGTCTTAAGTTGAGAGAGGCTCTCATCAGTGGGATATTCCTCTTTTTCTGAAATCAAAAGCTTATCCTGATGTGCATAGAAAACATCGAGCATCTCCTCATGGTCTTTCTTTCTAATCGTAAGCCTCATCATGTCAGGGGTGCGGGCTATAAGGTGAAACATGGGGAAAGCCTCTTTAGGCTTTGGCATACGAATACCATCCCGAATTATCACTGCACTCATTGGGTCTATGTAAAGCTCAGAGACCCTTTTTCCAAACCTTGTTGCATGAAGCTCCTCTTTCACCGAAACCACCATGCCTTCTTCCGAAAGAAAATCCACTATGTCCTCTGCAATACCCATAAGGAAAGACACACCCCTTTGAAAGCCGGCAAATGTAGTGCCTAAGAATCCTTTAAGCTCTTTCGTTGTGCCTGTAAATCCACCTGCTATAGATGCAAGTATGTGAGTTCTAAGGGCTGATGGTGTTATAAGCTGTGAGAGGATTTTTTCGGGTCTGCCTTTTATATATTTTTCAAAAAGTCTTTGTTCGTCCCTGATACTTCGGGCTATAAGGACAGTCTCTCCGTATTTATCGTATCCGGGTCTTCCTGCCCTTCCCGACATCTGTTTTATCTCGATAACTGGAATCGGCAGTTGACCTATGCCTGACTCATACCTCAGCCAGTCCCTTATGATGACCCTTCTTGAGGGCAGGTTTAGTCCCATTGCGAGGGTTGTCGTTGAGGCTATGAGCTTTATCTTATTCTGCCTGAATGCATCCTCTATGAGTTTTCTCTGGGTGTAGTTAATGCCTGCATGATGAAATGAAACACCTTTTGCAATCTGCTCTGAAAGTTTTCTACAAAGGTGCGTAGGCTCAGAGACCGCTGAAAGCACCTCCTCTGAAAGTTCCTTCAGTTCATCTGTCTTTTCTTTTTGGAGGATAGCGCCTACATACTCCGAGCACCTTCTTGAAACCGCCTCTGTCGATTTCCTTGTACTCACAAACACAATAGCCTGCCCCCCTTCCTTTATTGTCTCAAGTGAGAGGTCAACCACATCTATCCTACTTTCTTGAGGACAATGCCTGACAGTGCCATCACGAAACATTGTCTTTCCGTTATAGTAAACCCCTTCTTTTAGAGGAACAGGTCTCCAATCAGACTCTATGAGCCTTGCATTAAGCCACCTCGATATCTCATCTGCATTAGGGATTGTGGCACTCAGGGCTATAAGCCTTAAACAGGGGTTTATTGCCCTAAGACGGCTTAGGACTATTTCGAGGGTAGGACCTCTACGGGAGTCTCCCATGAGGTGTATCTCGTCTGCTATGACCAATCCCACATCCTTTAGCCAGCCTGCATGATGCCTTATAAGGGAGTCAATCTTTTCGTTTGTTGCAATTATAAGGTCTGCACTGTGAAGCCATGGCTCTTCCCTGTCATAATCTCCTGTGCTTAAGGCAACCATCATGCCCAATGCCTTATATTTCTTTAAGAAGTCCTCGTATTTTTCCCTTGCCAATGCCCTCAAGGGCACAAGATATATTGTCTTTTGCCTTGCCTCGAGGAATACCTTGAGTATTGACATCTCGGCTATAAGGGTCTTCCCAGAGGCAGTTGGCGCAGAGATGACAAACGACTCCTCTCCCTTAAGAAGTCCTGCCTGAATCGCCATTTCCTGCGGAGGATAAAGCTCCTTAAGACCTGTTTCAGAAATGGCATCTATCAGCTCTCGAGAGCCACCATACTGCCTAATGTCATTTATATTCATAGGCTTAATTATCGCACATCCTGTTAGATTGTTGGCAATTTTCACTTTTTTCTGCCTTTTAATTTAATGTTAATAGGGGAAGGGGGGTATCCCCTAACATATTGATTTTAAAAGATTCTTATTTTAATTTTGCTTTAATAATTAACATTAATTTTCCGTCTTCCTGAGCCTGCCGAAGGGTCTCTCCTTTCCCCCTTCAAACTATAGTTAAAATAATAGCAGTTTAATCCCTCTTTTGTCAAGTAAAAAATGAACTATGGTTTATACGGCTTCTCATTCTGAGCAATAGGTCTTTGGGGTCGAATTTCCTCAGCCTGTCAAGCTTATTCAGAAGTCCTCGGCATTCCTTGTAACAATTCTTGTTTCATCATCGTTTAGTCCGTAAAGCCTGTAGACTATTTCATCTATTAGGTTATCCGTGTTTTTGATTTTTGCCTTTAGTGGCTCAAGAACTGACATGCTTTTTGTGAAGTGCCTTTCAAAGAGTTCCTGAGTTTTTCTGTCAGAAGGGTCTATTGGGATGCTCCGTTTGTTCTTTTTAAGGATTTCAAGAAAATACTTAAAGTCATGCTCATGGTATTCCTTGATTGCTGTCTTATTTGACAGGCTCTCAATCCCTACCTCTACCTCCCGCTCAAGCCATCTTAGAAAGTCCTTGATTTCCTCGTTCTTCTTTTTGTTCATTTCAATCATCTGCTCTGCAAGATAGGCAAGGAGGTCGTGAATGGTGTCATTCCTGTCGGCTTTAAGCTCCTCTGCCACCCATTTTATAGTATTATGAAAAATCATTTCTCTTTTTCCTTAAATGCCTTAGAAAGCCTTTTAACCCATATCTCTATAAGCTGTAATAGATTACCTGTGTCAGCCTCATGGAGTGCATTCAGGTATCTTTCTTTTTCCTCAGGTTCTACAGATGCTGTCTCAGCAGGCGGAAGTCTTAACTTGAAAAGTATTGCAGTTAATAGAATTCTTCCTACACGTCCATTGAAGTCCCTGAAAGGATGAATCCACTGAAACCGCCAGTCTGCATAGGCAAGTGTCTCTGATATTTTTTCTATATCTTTTTCTTTTGAAGCAAATGATAATCTTACTGCTAAATCCTCACAATACAATCGCACAAGAACAGGCGCTTCATAAAAGGGTGGAGGGGTGTGTGTGCCTACTTTGACATTTACATCTCTGAACCTTCCTGCCCAGTCAGGGAAGAGCGAACCTGCTATATCATTATGAAGTTTGCAAATCCATTCAGAGGTAAAATATATATCTTCAGGAGAG
This region of Nitrospirota bacterium genomic DNA includes:
- a CDS encoding helix-turn-helix domain-containing protein, encoding MNKKISKEKRLSARLMLLEGRSYREIASELQVSVGSIHNIVKETPENLSPLISEIKKRTAIKYWLLSDHILSRISELNLTYATLKDKVIASAILMDKARLIEGEKVKDDNRVDLNNLNMIERSNDKNEDNSST
- a CDS encoding MFS transporter, which encodes MKEPVSFSAFYFKDFRLFWVGQIVSYSGTWMHSTAQGWLVYSLTKSPFYLGIVSAAGSLPVLFFTLVGGVVADRVAKRNLLLLTSALSMIPAVLIGALTSIEIISVWHVMALAVFLGTVNAFDLPARQSFLVEMVERGNLLNAIALNSAAFNGARIIGPIIAGMTIAYIGLPACFYLNALSFVAVIIALSMIKAKGEKRETRGLMKELCEGMRFVKGEPQVRKVMLSVAVFSLFAIPFITLLPVFAEEILDVGVKGLGFLSGSAGGGAFTAAMMLAFIGDIKEKQKLQRLTTMLLPISLIIFSLSKNYYLSMASLVVTGWAVVTFLAISNSYIQLKTPDGLRGRVMSLYTLVFLGMAPIGNSLIGIVADMFGSAMAVTVGSSICLLASAIIMGKRT
- the tsaB gene encoding tRNA (adenosine(37)-N6)-threonylcarbamoyltransferase complex dimerization subunit type 1 TsaB translates to MKVLAIETSTMTGGAAVMDDAQGIIMEVRFTVSEGHSERLMVEIDHCLKEVGITVSDMDALSVSIGPGSFTGLRIGLSTVKGFSYATGIPVVAVPTLEAFSWNFPMSPYPVCPLLDARKKEVYAGVFLWNKDGFCRALSETSIKIRELTDLLKEHERVMFAGQGALLYKKEILEALGDRAIFPPPHLNVPLASATAYLGMKKALCGQFDNPLTLSPFYLRKAEAELKLMS
- the rimI gene encoding ribosomal protein S18-alanine N-acetyltransferase, which codes for MREVIIQKMQRHHILEILEIERLSFSTPWSEASFYNETYNPNSLSYTAELESNVVGYICVRHIADEAHILNLAVRPDMRRQGIARALVLKALEELSETQCKTVYLEVRASNYQARALYESFGFKVVGIRKSYYEFPKEDAVVMAFSLSSRTSQSYP
- a CDS encoding helix-turn-helix transcriptional regulator — protein: MITKKDIGNLIRRLRKVAGMTQMELAEQMNITYQQVQKYEKGVSELTIKRLRQVADALNVPVSTFIPDDSGVAEPDAPYLTEDETNLLTQFRKLRSKKLKEGFVRILKDMTEMSLRKG
- a CDS encoding response regulator, with the translated sequence MKQSILIIEGNEIKKKILKDFFWFYGYDALCVDSIDEAISSLQTRGFSLLIVDYHLSGMNWSAFIETIRSTYPNMPIIGMCRKEAEFRDLGIRKVISSPFDLKGLMDEVGFLLNTPRPHP
- the amrS gene encoding AmmeMemoRadiSam system radical SAM enzyme encodes the protein MKEAMFYERLEDGKVRCFLCGHGCTIKPGKRGICHVRENIDGTLYSLVYGKVISMNIDPIEKKPLFHFLPGSSSFSIATVGCNFRCEHCQNYEISQYPRENPDVPIPGKDMTPEEVVELAQRYKCESISYTYTEPTIFFEFAYDCMRLAREKGIKNVFVSNGFMTPESARVAAEYLDANNIDLKGDNEFYKSICHAKVEPVKETIKLMKELGVWVEVTTLIIPDHNDSEKVLRDIAEFISSVDPSIPWHVTQFYPTYKLTDKPRTPVKTLRWARQLGFEAGLKYVYEGNVPGEGGENTYCPKCKELLIKRFGFSIIENRIKEGACFRCKTPMDGVLEY
- a CDS encoding DEAD/DEAH box helicase codes for the protein MKIANNLTGCAIIKPMNINDIRQYGGSRELIDAISETGLKELYPPQEMAIQAGLLKGEESFVISAPTASGKTLIAEMSILKVFLEARQKTIYLVPLRALAREKYEDFLKKYKALGMMVALSTGDYDREEPWLHSADLIIATNEKIDSLIRHHAGWLKDVGLVIADEIHLMGDSRRGPTLEIVLSRLRAINPCLRLIALSATIPNADEISRWLNARLIESDWRPVPLKEGVYYNGKTMFRDGTVRHCPQESRIDVVDLSLETIKEGGQAIVFVSTRKSTEAVSRRCSEYVGAILQKEKTDELKELSEEVLSAVSEPTHLCRKLSEQIAKGVSFHHAGINYTQRKLIEDAFRQNKIKLIASTTTLAMGLNLPSRRVIIRDWLRYESGIGQLPIPVIEIKQMSGRAGRPGYDKYGETVLIARSIRDEQRLFEKYIKGRPEKILSQLITPSALRTHILASIAGGFTGTTKELKGFLGTTFAGFQRGVSFLMGIAEDIVDFLSEEGMVVSVKEELHATRFGKRVSELYIDPMSAVIIRDGIRMPKPKEAFPMFHLIARTPDMMRLTIRKKDHEEMLDVFYAHQDKLLISEKEEYPTDESLSQLKTASLLMQWILEMPEDKITSHFGIGPGDLRSLVELSNWLIYSSSEIGKVFGIKEEVKDINRLRVRLSYGVKEELLELVSLKGIGRVRARSLFGAGFKGIKDIKEASVDALTSVPSIGSSVAESIKRQV